The genomic segment AGGGTGGCTTCCGCCTCCTTGCAGACCTCCTCCCACAGGATCACCGGGTCATTGGTGGTGTGTACGCATTCCTGTGCCTTGACGCTTGCCATCCGTGCAACGGTGAGGATGGTACCCTCCGTAGGCTTCATCACCGCCTTGTATGCTGCGGACACGCCCAGCTCCAGTGCGTTTGCCATGCTCTCACAGTCCGCCTCGGTCAGACCGTTCAGCCCCTTGGCAATGCCCCGGAACAACAGGGACAGAATGACGCCGGAGTTCCCCCGGGCGCCCCGGAGCAGCGCAGATGCCGCCGTATCCGCCACCTGGGAAACGGTTACGTCCTCCCCCATCAGCTCCAGGGCACGGAGCGCCGCCCCCATGGTCATGGACATATTGGTGCCGGTGTCCCCGTCCGGTACGGGGTATACGTTCAGCTCATCCACCGAGCGTTTTTTGTTTGCAATGCTGATCGCTGCGGACATCATAGCGTCCTTGAGCAGTTTTCCGTTTATCACTGTGTGCTCCCCCTTACGAATTCATACCGTCAATGAACACATTGACCTTGGACACGGTAATGCCCGTTGCTTCCTCCACCGCAAAGCGCACCTTGTTGGAGATGCTGTCGGCGATGGCGGAGATATTGGTGCCGAAGGTCACGGAAATGTGCAGGTTGACGATCAGCTTTTTGTCCTTGGACTGAATGGTAACGCCCTTATCGATCTGTTTTGCACGGCGCAGCACGGACAGCAGCGCTTCCTTGGGGGAAGCGTCGTTCATATCCGAAACCCCGAAACAGCTGGTGACAGTATAACCCACCAGGGCGGAAAGATATGCGGCGGTGAT from the Ruminococcus champanellensis 18P13 = JCM 17042 genome contains:
- a CDS encoding Asp23/Gls24 family envelope stress response protein yields the protein MIIVENHIGKITITAAYLSALVGYTVTSCFGVSDMNDASPKEALLSVLRRAKQIDKGVTIQSKDKKLIVNLHISVTFGTNISAIADSISNKVRFAVEEATGITVSKVNVFIDGMNS